The following coding sequences lie in one Pseudomonadota bacterium genomic window:
- a CDS encoding RNA polymerase sigma factor translates to MQARPQPVVTEEVVRAAEPVLYGLAVRAVRNAAVARDLVQETYVAALEAGSRFQGRSSVRTWMAGILARKIVDHYRRTKREMVTAEPEEQAAPVRTFAPYAAGEADGRLDRRAALEVVERTLGQLTTLERLAVLLCDIEQVERGEVCMSLRVTPVHLRVLLHRGRHKLRKALEDAGMR, encoded by the coding sequence ATGCAAGCGCGGCCACAGCCGGTGGTGACCGAGGAAGTCGTTCGGGCCGCAGAGCCCGTACTGTATGGGCTTGCCGTTCGCGCGGTGCGCAATGCGGCCGTTGCCAGAGACTTGGTCCAGGAAACCTACGTTGCGGCGCTGGAAGCAGGCTCGAGATTCCAGGGTCGCTCGAGCGTGCGCACCTGGATGGCGGGTATCCTGGCCCGCAAGATCGTGGACCATTATAGACGGACGAAGCGCGAAATGGTCACGGCCGAGCCCGAAGAGCAAGCGGCTCCCGTGCGCACGTTTGCGCCCTACGCGGCCGGGGAGGCGGATGGACGACTTGATCGCAGAGCCGCGCTGGAGGTGGTGGAACGCACCTTGGGCCAACTGACCACCCTGGAACGGTTGGCCGTGCTTCTGTGCGACATAGAACAAGTGGAACGCGGCGAGGTCTGCATGTCCCTGCGGGTGACGCCGGTCCACCTGCGAGTGCTGCTTCACCGCGGCCGACACAAGCTGCGTAAGGCGTTGGAAGATGCTGGGATGCGATGA